The following proteins come from a genomic window of Candidatus Zixiibacteriota bacterium:
- a CDS encoding carbonic anhydrase gives MTTATEALQYLRDGNRRFITGNLRTERLANLARRSELAAGQEPFAVILGCSDSRVPVEIIFDQGLGDLFVIRVAGNIIAPSLIGSVEFAAAKFGTRLVVVLGHSNCGAINATLDELQQPAPNPSRNLLSIVDRVRPSVEKVLAESAGLPRAELVRRAVRANIEASVKQLRHGSDIIVDLIRRDGLLVVGAEYSLETGQVEFFQ, from the coding sequence GTGACGACAGCCACCGAAGCCCTACAATATTTGCGCGACGGCAATCGCCGCTTCATCACCGGCAACCTGCGCACCGAACGCCTCGCCAACCTCGCCCGCCGCAGCGAATTGGCCGCCGGACAGGAACCGTTCGCCGTCATCCTCGGTTGTTCCGACTCGCGCGTGCCGGTCGAAATCATCTTCGATCAAGGCCTCGGCGACCTCTTCGTCATCCGCGTCGCCGGCAACATCATCGCCCCCTCGCTGATCGGCAGCGTCGAATTCGCCGCCGCCAAATTCGGCACGCGGCTCGTCGTCGTGCTCGGCCATTCGAACTGCGGCGCCATCAATGCCACCCTCGACGAACTCCAACAACCCGCGCCAAATCCATCCCGCAATCTTCTCTCAATCGTCGACCGCGTCCGTCCCTCGGTGGAGAAAGTTCTCGCCGAATCCGCCGGTCTCCCGCGCGCCGAACTCGTGCGCCGCGCCGTTCGCGCTAATATCGAAGCCTCGGTCAAGCAACTGCGGCACGGCTCGGACATCATCGTGGATCTGATCCGCCGCGACGGCCTCCTCGTCGTCGGTGCCGAATACTCCCTCGAAACCGGCCAGGTCGAATTCTTCCAATAG